In one Methylobacterium sp. SyP6R genomic region, the following are encoded:
- a CDS encoding ABC transporter permease, translated as MRLAARGLDGTTLLVLPALLTILGLFVYPFAYGLVLSLQPKAGAWWANYARFFSDPFLYDTIGATLRLAIPVTVLNLVLAVPIALRVRLMRSQRLLTTILVLPITLGTVLVAEGLLNFLGPQGWFNRSLVWLGVIGSPLKLTNNYWGVFASLLITGFPFAFLLTLSSVTGIDPALEQAAATHGANAWQRFRTVILPLILPGLAVTFCLSFVQAFSVFPSAVLLGAPAGATRVISIAAYQAAFEEYDYSLASAIAMVMAAVQLAIVGLLLWGRTLLYTGPVGGTKG; from the coding sequence GTGCGGCTGGCCGCCCGCGGCCTCGACGGCACCACGCTCCTGGTGCTGCCGGCGCTGCTGACGATCCTCGGCCTGTTCGTCTATCCCTTCGCCTATGGGCTGGTGCTGTCGTTGCAGCCGAAGGCCGGGGCGTGGTGGGCGAACTATGCCCGCTTCTTCTCCGACCCGTTCCTCTACGACACGATCGGCGCCACCTTGCGCCTCGCGATCCCTGTCACTGTGCTCAATCTCGTGCTCGCGGTGCCCATCGCCTTGCGCGTGCGGCTGATGCGCAGCCAGCGGCTTCTCACCACCATCCTGGTCCTGCCGATCACGCTCGGCACCGTGCTGGTGGCGGAGGGCCTGCTCAACTTCCTCGGGCCGCAGGGCTGGTTCAACCGCAGCCTCGTCTGGCTCGGGGTGATCGGGAGCCCGCTCAAGCTCACCAACAATTACTGGGGCGTGTTCGCCTCGCTCCTCATCACCGGCTTCCCGTTCGCCTTCCTGCTGACGCTCTCCTCCGTCACCGGCATCGATCCGGCGCTGGAGCAGGCCGCGGCGACCCACGGCGCCAATGCCTGGCAGCGCTTCCGGACGGTGATCCTGCCGCTGATCCTGCCGGGACTTGCCGTGACCTTCTGCCTGTCCTTCGTCCAGGCCTTCTCCGTCTTCCCGTCCGCGGTGCTGCTCGGGGCGCCGGCGGGCGCGACGCGGGTGATCTCGATCGCAGCCTACCAGGCGGCGTTCGAGGAATACGATTATTCGCTCGCCTCGGCGATCGCGATGGTCATGGCGGCGGTGCAGCTCGCCATCGTCGGCCTGCTGCTCTGGGGCCGCACGCTCCTCTATACCGGCCCGGTCGGAGGCACCAAGGGATGA
- a CDS encoding ABC transporter permease → MIRDTGLVSRLWRMAVWAVTLLFCLNLMAMIAAVVLNSFATRWLGTWLPLGLTTRWYASAWDEFQLGDVLVVTLQVVFLVVCLSGLLGVTAAYALARRDFPGKRLVMLVFLLPLLVPPITYGIPLATVLYRAGLAGTLWGVVLANLVPSVPFVVLVMIPFIEQIDPRIEAAARVFGAGTGQLFLRVLLPLLIPGILAALLLVLVRTIAMFELTFLVAGPTSQTLVVALYYAVFAAGVRAGQSIDAMAVVYMAVTLVWLVIALRFVNPTQIVARAKQPAAH, encoded by the coding sequence ATGATCCGCGACACCGGCCTCGTCTCGCGCCTGTGGCGGATGGCGGTCTGGGCCGTCACGCTGCTGTTCTGCCTCAACCTCATGGCGATGATCGCCGCGGTCGTGCTCAACTCCTTCGCCACGCGCTGGCTCGGAACCTGGCTGCCGCTCGGCCTCACCACCCGCTGGTACGCCTCGGCCTGGGACGAGTTCCAGCTCGGCGACGTGCTGGTGGTGACCCTCCAGGTGGTGTTCCTGGTGGTTTGTCTCTCCGGGCTCCTCGGGGTCACGGCGGCCTACGCGCTGGCGCGGCGCGACTTTCCGGGCAAGCGGCTGGTGATGCTGGTCTTCCTGCTGCCGCTGCTGGTCCCGCCGATCACCTACGGCATCCCGCTCGCCACCGTGCTCTACCGGGCGGGGCTCGCCGGCACGCTCTGGGGCGTGGTCCTGGCCAACCTCGTGCCAAGCGTGCCCTTCGTGGTGCTGGTGATGATCCCGTTCATCGAGCAGATCGACCCGCGCATCGAGGCGGCGGCCCGGGTCTTCGGCGCCGGCACGGGCCAGCTCTTCCTGCGGGTGCTGCTGCCGCTCCTGATCCCCGGCATCCTCGCCGCCCTGCTGCTGGTGCTGGTCCGTACCATCGCGATGTTCGAGCTGACCTTCCTGGTCGCCGGGCCGACGAGCCAGACCCTGGTGGTGGCGCTCTACTACGCGGTCTTCGCCGCCGGCGTGCGGGCCGGACAGTCGATCGACGCCATGGCGGTGGTCTACATGGCGGTGACGCTGGTCTGGCTGGTGATCGCTTTGCGCTTCGTCAACCCGACGCAGATCGTCGCGAGGGCAAAGCAGCCGGCGGCCCATTGA
- a CDS encoding methyl-accepting chemotaxis protein produces MGCFADVSRSSPISCGLAKIYSRPFILAAPPRSCARSMASWFATLSIKHRIAGALALLIVCLLVVSGVGLHAVGTLAGDQSRLGKNTLPSVRYAGELRGNVIDARVSVVNHILYAEAARMRTEEEALSKKTEAVVAAMRHYEPLIDGAKERELFAVFDREWKNYLAAIPAVLEHSRTGRKDLALRENLTNVRPHIKAASEALEKIVALNNDNGEKAVAQGEVTASGAERMMLAIGVVALVLAASLGTLIVRSISASVRAILEPMRQLAAGDLAVTIPHQGEPNEIGQIADAVQVFKESSIEARRLAALQAEADALKMRRAEILDRITRGFEAEAGALTEELAAAATEMEATAASMTEIAAQTNTLAAHVAVAAEQTSGNVQQVAGATEEMAASVQEISGQVTHSVGIAASAIARARETGTIIRELSDSADRIGAAAGLISGVASQTNLLALNATIEAARAGEAGRGFAVVAAEVKTLAEQTARATQEITARIGAIQSATRGAVEAVQGVSGTIDDMSGIATHIASAIEEQGAATREIARNVQEAAQGTRQVTGHIESVRAGASETGSAAVQVLGAARTLAVRSDGLSRAVRGFLDEVRAA; encoded by the coding sequence GTGGGTTGCTTCGCCGATGTCTCACGGTCTTCGCCGATAAGCTGCGGCTTAGCGAAAATTTATAGCCGGCCATTCATTCTCGCGGCTCCTCCCCGGAGCTGCGCTCGGTCAATGGCCTCCTGGTTCGCGACACTCTCGATCAAGCACCGGATTGCCGGCGCCCTCGCCCTGCTCATCGTCTGTCTGCTCGTCGTGAGCGGCGTGGGCCTGCATGCCGTCGGCACGCTTGCCGGCGACCAGAGCCGTCTCGGCAAGAACACGCTGCCCAGCGTGCGGTATGCCGGCGAGCTGCGCGGCAACGTGATCGATGCGCGCGTCAGCGTCGTCAACCACATCCTCTACGCCGAAGCCGCGCGGATGCGGACCGAGGAAGAGGCCCTGTCGAAGAAGACCGAGGCCGTGGTCGCAGCGATGCGCCACTACGAGCCGCTGATCGACGGTGCGAAGGAGCGTGAGCTCTTCGCGGTGTTCGATCGCGAATGGAAGAACTATCTCGCGGCCATCCCGGCCGTGCTGGAACATTCGCGGACGGGGCGCAAGGATCTGGCGTTGCGCGAGAACCTCACCAACGTCCGTCCTCACATCAAGGCGGCCTCGGAGGCGCTCGAGAAGATCGTCGCCCTCAACAACGACAACGGCGAGAAGGCGGTCGCCCAAGGAGAGGTCACCGCATCCGGCGCCGAGCGGATGATGTTGGCGATCGGTGTCGTTGCCTTGGTGCTCGCCGCCTCGCTGGGGACGCTGATCGTGCGCAGCATCTCGGCCAGCGTCCGCGCCATCCTGGAGCCGATGCGGCAACTCGCGGCCGGTGATCTTGCAGTCACGATACCGCATCAGGGCGAGCCGAACGAGATCGGCCAGATCGCCGATGCCGTGCAGGTGTTCAAGGAGTCGAGCATCGAGGCCCGGCGGCTGGCCGCCCTGCAGGCCGAGGCCGATGCCCTCAAGATGCGCCGGGCCGAGATCCTCGATCGGATCACCCGCGGCTTCGAGGCCGAGGCCGGCGCGCTCACCGAGGAACTGGCGGCCGCCGCGACCGAGATGGAGGCCACCGCGGCATCGATGACGGAGATCGCCGCGCAGACCAACACGCTCGCGGCCCATGTCGCGGTGGCCGCCGAGCAGACGTCGGGCAACGTGCAGCAGGTCGCGGGTGCGACCGAGGAGATGGCGGCCTCCGTGCAGGAGATCAGCGGGCAGGTGACGCATTCGGTCGGGATCGCCGCCTCCGCCATTGCGCGCGCACGGGAGACGGGCACCATCATCCGGGAACTGTCGGACAGCGCCGACCGGATCGGCGCGGCGGCGGGCCTGATCTCGGGGGTGGCAAGCCAGACCAACCTGCTGGCGCTGAACGCCACCATCGAGGCGGCCCGGGCCGGCGAAGCCGGGCGCGGATTCGCGGTGGTGGCCGCCGAGGTCAAGACGCTGGCCGAGCAGACGGCCCGGGCGACCCAGGAGATCACCGCCCGGATCGGGGCGATCCAGTCCGCCACCCGCGGCGCGGTGGAGGCGGTCCAGGGCGTGAGCGGCACGATCGACGACATGTCCGGCATCGCCACCCACATCGCCTCGGCGATCGAGGAGCAGGGTGCGGCCACGCGCGAGATCGCCCGGAACGTCCAGGAGGCCGCGCAGGGGACCCGGCAGGTCACGGGCCATATCGAATCGGTGCGGGCCGGCGCCAGCGAGACCGGATCGGCCGCTGTGCAGGTTCTCGGCGCCGCGCGCACCCTCGCGGTACGGTCCGACGGGCTCAGCCGTGCCGTCCGCGGCTTCCTGGACGAGGTCCGGGCGGCTTGA
- a CDS encoding class I SAM-dependent methyltransferase, with amino-acid sequence MDPLAFIRTHTALRPVPHAPAIRLHVADEATELWGRTEEELGEIGLPPPFWAFAWAGGQALAAYVLEHPETVAGARVLDFASGSGLVAIAAAMAGATSIAASDLDPFALAAIGLNAAENGVADRITAISADLIGRDDGWDCVLAADIFYERDLAARVGDWLSGLHARGARVLLGDPGRAYLPKDRLENVATYEVPVTRALEDSEIKRTGVWRFRG; translated from the coding sequence ATGGACCCCCTCGCCTTCATCCGCACTCACACGGCGCTGCGCCCGGTGCCGCACGCCCCGGCGATCCGCCTGCACGTCGCCGACGAGGCGACGGAATTGTGGGGCCGGACCGAGGAGGAACTGGGCGAGATCGGCCTGCCGCCGCCGTTCTGGGCCTTCGCCTGGGCCGGAGGCCAGGCGCTCGCGGCCTACGTGCTGGAGCACCCCGAGACGGTCGCGGGCGCCCGGGTGCTCGATTTCGCTTCCGGCTCCGGCCTCGTCGCCATCGCGGCCGCCATGGCGGGCGCAACATCCATCGCGGCGAGCGACCTCGATCCCTTCGCGCTGGCGGCGATCGGCCTCAACGCGGCCGAGAACGGCGTCGCGGATCGGATCACCGCGATAAGCGCCGACCTGATCGGCCGCGACGACGGCTGGGATTGCGTGCTCGCCGCCGACATCTTCTACGAACGCGACCTCGCCGCGCGGGTCGGCGACTGGCTCTCGGGACTTCACGCCCGCGGCGCCCGGGTGCTGCTCGGCGATCCCGGCCGGGCCTACCTGCCGAAGGACCGGCTGGAGAACGTGGCGACCTATGAAGTGCCGGTGACGCGGGCGCTGGAGGATTCCGAGATCAAGCGGACGGGGGTGTGGCGGTTCCGGGGGTGA
- a CDS encoding glycosyltransferase family 4 protein, with amino-acid sequence MQPQDASRENKRAHIAFVVTEDWFFASHFLPMARAAVAAGHPVSVVTRVRAHRDVIAATGARVVELEAERSSLNPMAAGYAAGQLAAILKALQADIVHCIALRGILVGGAAAVLAGIPSRVYALTGLGLIGARQDRTGRLARAALRLLIRGPLETARTRYLFENPDDARLLGLDPESPRVTIIGGAGIDPEAWVPKPLPPQGPLRIVLTARMLWSKGVDTAVEAARLARAEGANLDLSLYGAPDPSNRRAIPEATLRDWSRDGITWHGATGDVAAALSQAHVACLPSRGGEGLPRALLEAAASGRAILTTDVPGCRTLVRDGIEGLVVPPDDPHALAAAMVRLAADPALVARMGAAARTRIVEGGFTEAAVTGRVLRLYADLA; translated from the coding sequence GTGCAGCCACAGGACGCGAGCCGGGAGAACAAGCGGGCGCACATCGCCTTCGTGGTCACCGAGGACTGGTTCTTCGCCTCGCACTTCCTGCCGATGGCCCGCGCGGCGGTGGCGGCCGGCCACCCGGTCTCGGTCGTTACCCGGGTGCGGGCGCATCGCGACGTCATCGCGGCGACGGGCGCCCGGGTGGTGGAACTCGAGGCCGAGCGATCGAGCCTGAACCCGATGGCGGCGGGCTATGCCGCCGGCCAGCTCGCCGCGATCCTGAAGGCCCTCCAGGCCGACATCGTCCATTGCATCGCGTTGCGCGGCATCCTGGTCGGCGGCGCGGCGGCCGTGCTCGCCGGCATCCCGTCCCGGGTCTACGCGCTCACCGGCCTCGGGCTGATCGGGGCCCGGCAGGATCGGACCGGGCGCCTCGCCCGCGCCGCCCTGCGGCTCCTGATCCGCGGTCCCCTGGAGACGGCGCGCACCCGCTACCTGTTCGAGAATCCGGACGATGCGCGGCTGCTCGGCCTCGATCCCGAAAGCCCTCGCGTGACGATCATCGGCGGGGCCGGGATCGACCCGGAGGCGTGGGTGCCGAAACCCCTGCCGCCGCAAGGCCCGTTGCGGATCGTGCTGACCGCCCGGATGCTGTGGTCGAAGGGGGTCGATACCGCGGTGGAAGCCGCCCGCCTCGCGAGGGCGGAGGGCGCGAACCTGGACTTGTCGCTCTATGGCGCCCCCGACCCGTCGAACCGCCGCGCGATCCCCGAGGCGACCCTGCGCGACTGGTCGCGGGACGGGATCACCTGGCACGGCGCCACCGGCGACGTCGCCGCAGCCTTGAGCCAGGCCCACGTCGCCTGCCTGCCGTCCCGCGGCGGCGAGGGGCTGCCGCGGGCGCTCCTCGAAGCTGCGGCGAGCGGCCGGGCGATCCTCACCACCGACGTGCCGGGCTGCCGGACCCTGGTGCGGGACGGGATCGAGGGGCTGGTCGTGCCGCCGGACGATCCACACGCGCTCGCCGCCGCCATGGTGCGGCTTGCCGCCGATCCCGCTCTCGTCGCCCGGATGGGCGCGGCGGCACGGACCCGCATCGTCGAGGGCGGCTTCACCGAGGCGGCGGTGACGGGGCGGGTGTTGCGGCTCTACGCGGACCTCGCCTGA
- a CDS encoding DNA topoisomerase IB: MLSDAERAESAAEDRVDTRDAAREAGLRYVSDEEPGYRRKRNGRGFTYVDAKGAKVQDQKALARIKALAIPPAYTDVWICRYANGHIQATGRDARGRKQYRYHPEFRQARDSTKFAHMMTFAEVLPGIRATVQEHMGRRGLPREKVLATVVHLLETTLIRVGNDDYAKQNKSYGLTTLRDPHVKVEGKELTFRFKGKSNKVWELAVHDRRVAKIVKACQDLPGQELFQYLDEDGVQRDVTSADVNAYLREITGRDITAKDFRTWSGTVLAAMALREFEAFDSEAKAKRNVRAAIERVAERLGNTPTICRKCYVHPEILGCYLDGELLLQVKDEVQAALRDEIASLRPEETAVLGLLQGRLARVEREAKKGRTKAGTRKAEPATGRSIKGGSSPSEKTRRSEKTRSGKAGARKAA, encoded by the coding sequence ATGCTGTCGGATGCCGAGAGGGCGGAATCGGCCGCCGAGGATCGCGTCGACACCCGCGACGCCGCCCGCGAGGCGGGCCTGCGCTACGTGAGCGACGAGGAGCCCGGCTATCGCCGCAAGCGCAACGGGCGCGGCTTCACCTACGTCGATGCCAAGGGCGCGAAGGTGCAGGACCAGAAGGCGCTGGCGCGCATCAAGGCCCTGGCGATCCCGCCGGCCTATACCGACGTGTGGATCTGCCGCTACGCCAACGGCCACATCCAGGCGACCGGGCGTGACGCTCGCGGCCGCAAGCAGTACCGCTACCATCCCGAGTTCCGCCAGGCGCGGGACAGCACCAAGTTCGCCCACATGATGACCTTCGCGGAGGTGCTGCCCGGCATCCGCGCGACGGTGCAGGAGCATATGGGCCGGCGCGGGCTGCCGCGCGAGAAGGTGCTGGCCACGGTGGTTCACCTGCTGGAGACCACCCTGATCCGGGTCGGCAACGATGACTACGCCAAGCAGAACAAGAGCTACGGCCTCACCACCCTGCGCGACCCGCACGTCAAGGTGGAGGGCAAGGAACTCACGTTCCGCTTCAAGGGCAAGAGCAACAAGGTCTGGGAACTCGCCGTCCACGACCGAAGGGTGGCGAAGATCGTGAAGGCCTGCCAGGACCTGCCGGGCCAGGAGCTGTTCCAGTATCTCGACGAGGACGGGGTGCAGCGGGACGTGACTTCGGCCGACGTGAACGCCTACCTGCGCGAGATCACCGGGCGCGACATCACCGCCAAGGACTTTCGGACTTGGTCCGGCACGGTGCTCGCCGCCATGGCTCTGCGCGAGTTCGAGGCCTTCGACAGCGAGGCCAAGGCCAAGCGCAACGTGCGCGCGGCGATCGAGCGGGTGGCGGAGCGGCTCGGCAACACGCCGACCATCTGCCGCAAGTGCTACGTCCACCCCGAGATCCTCGGCTGCTACCTCGACGGCGAGCTGCTGCTCCAGGTCAAGGACGAGGTCCAGGCGGCGCTCCGCGACGAGATCGCCTCCTTGCGGCCGGAAGAGACGGCGGTGCTCGGCCTGCTCCAGGGCCGCCTGGCCCGGGTTGAGCGGGAGGCGAAGAAGGGGCGCACCAAGGCCGGCACGAGGAAAGCGGAACCCGCGACCGGGCGTTCGATCAAGGGCGGCTCATCGCCATCCGAAAAGACCCGGCGATCCGAAAAGACCCGGTCCGGCAAGGCAGGGGCCCGCAAGGCCGCCTGA
- a CDS encoding LuxR C-terminal-related transcriptional regulator — protein MSDAVRVLIINEPSDLGAAFRATLEHSPALRTVGEEELEDAGTTCVVLAFAPEYGPDAVAALRERAPDARILVAFKAADAAEIGRFATAGADAFVARGSTPQDICATILALAHGLPLHEGEAEAPAPEAAAESLGLTPREAEVLRFLSAGFSNKEVARRLTVSVRTVETHRLNLRRKTKTGRLKDLVQLARQIGLAPVLEGEARPLRRIAHEAHRVVPH, from the coding sequence ATGAGTGACGCCGTCAGGGTTCTGATCATCAACGAGCCGTCGGATCTCGGCGCCGCCTTCCGGGCGACGCTGGAACACAGCCCGGCCTTGCGCACGGTGGGCGAGGAAGAGCTGGAGGATGCGGGCACGACCTGCGTCGTCCTGGCCTTCGCGCCCGAATACGGCCCGGACGCCGTGGCCGCCTTGCGCGAGCGGGCGCCCGACGCCCGGATCCTGGTGGCGTTCAAGGCCGCCGACGCCGCCGAGATCGGCCGGTTCGCGACCGCCGGTGCCGACGCCTTCGTGGCCCGCGGCAGCACCCCGCAGGACATCTGCGCGACGATCCTGGCGCTCGCCCACGGCCTGCCGCTGCACGAGGGCGAGGCGGAAGCGCCGGCCCCGGAAGCCGCGGCCGAGAGCCTGGGCCTCACCCCGCGGGAGGCCGAGGTGCTGCGCTTCCTCTCCGCCGGCTTCAGCAACAAGGAGGTGGCGCGCCGCCTCACGGTCAGCGTGCGCACCGTCGAGACCCACCGGCTCAACCTGCGCCGCAAGACCAAGACCGGCCGGCTCAAGGACCTGGTGCAGCTCGCCCGGCAGATCGGCCTGGCGCCGGTGCTGGAGGGCGAAGCCCGGCCCCTGCGGCGCATCGCCCACGAGGCGCACCGCGTCGTCCCTCACTGA
- a CDS encoding GGDEF domain-containing response regulator, translated as MHIVVVDPSRVVLKVISGLLTPRGHTVDTFTDSREALDFVTDNASVTALITSLEVRPLGGLELCWSARLLADAHRPLYIITMSSARNARNLSEALDSGSDDFIDKPPSPEELYARLRAAERMTGMQRELIRLAETDALTGLLNRRAFLQRVGDMTDRAGAHGRVGMVVVDIDHFKTINDQHGHDVGDTAIRGVAAEMLTEAGGIAGRLGGEEFAVALPGRTLEEAEAAAGRLRLRCTQLRFKGQRGPVQLTASFGVSAWSEGETVGGLLKRADIALYEAKSTGRNRVVSAATDLILARAG; from the coding sequence ATGCATATCGTCGTCGTCGATCCGAGCCGGGTGGTGCTCAAGGTCATCAGCGGGCTCCTGACGCCCCGCGGCCATACCGTGGACACCTTCACGGATTCGCGCGAAGCGCTCGATTTCGTCACCGACAACGCGTCGGTCACCGCCTTGATCACCAGCCTCGAGGTCCGCCCCCTCGGCGGCCTGGAGCTGTGCTGGTCGGCCCGGCTCCTCGCGGATGCGCATCGGCCACTCTACATCATCACCATGTCGTCGGCCCGCAACGCCCGCAACCTGTCGGAGGCGCTGGACAGCGGCTCGGACGACTTCATCGACAAGCCGCCGAGCCCGGAGGAGCTCTATGCCCGCCTGCGCGCCGCCGAGCGGATGACCGGGATGCAGCGCGAGCTGATTCGCCTCGCCGAGACCGACGCGCTGACCGGGCTCCTCAACCGCCGCGCCTTCCTGCAGCGGGTCGGCGACATGACCGACCGGGCCGGCGCCCACGGCCGGGTGGGGATGGTCGTGGTCGATATCGACCACTTCAAGACCATCAACGACCAGCACGGCCACGATGTCGGCGACACGGCGATCCGGGGCGTCGCCGCGGAGATGCTGACGGAGGCCGGCGGCATCGCCGGGCGCCTCGGCGGCGAGGAATTCGCCGTGGCCCTGCCGGGGCGCACCCTGGAGGAGGCAGAGGCCGCCGCCGGGCGCCTGCGGCTGCGCTGCACACAGCTGCGCTTCAAGGGCCAGCGCGGCCCGGTGCAGCTCACCGCGAGCTTCGGCGTCAGCGCCTGGTCCGAGGGCGAGACCGTCGGCGGGCTACTCAAGCGCGCCGACATCGCCCTCTACGAGGCCAAGAGCACCGGCCGCAACCGGGTGGTCTCGGCGGCCACCGACCTGATCCTGGCGCGGGCGGGATGA
- a CDS encoding IclR family transcriptional regulator, which produces MAQAVAARAGAITQDTVAENAIAKSSIVQNAAEPEDGDRQFVTALARGLQVLRAFRDAAEMLGNREIASRTGLPKPTVSRLTHTLLALGYLVHDPEDERYGLGPAVLALSSAFLRQNSFPQMVKPFLQDLATAVQAHVALGLLDGLSSVYVQLWRGEGQRIVLSSEVGYRLPLARSAMGMATLSSLDEAERTALMTRLRRDGAEAGKLEQTYRRCAAEIAQHGFCVGIGIWHQDINAVAAPIQAPGGRGHFALNISGPAFLLTEEVLRKDTGPKLVETVERMRALGIVD; this is translated from the coding sequence ATGGCACAGGCGGTGGCGGCGCGCGCCGGCGCGATCACGCAGGACACGGTCGCCGAAAATGCGATCGCCAAAAGCTCGATCGTACAGAACGCAGCGGAGCCGGAGGACGGCGACCGGCAATTCGTCACCGCGCTCGCTCGCGGGCTCCAGGTCCTGCGCGCCTTCCGGGACGCGGCCGAGATGCTGGGCAACCGCGAGATCGCCTCCCGCACCGGCCTGCCGAAGCCTACCGTCTCGCGCCTGACCCACACGCTGCTCGCCCTCGGCTACCTGGTGCACGACCCGGAGGACGAGCGCTACGGCCTCGGGCCCGCGGTGCTGGCGCTGAGCTCCGCCTTCCTGCGCCAGAATTCCTTCCCCCAGATGGTGAAGCCGTTCCTGCAGGACCTCGCCACCGCCGTGCAGGCGCACGTGGCGCTCGGCCTCCTCGACGGGCTGTCGAGCGTCTACGTCCAGCTCTGGCGCGGCGAGGGCCAGCGCATCGTGCTGTCGAGCGAGGTCGGCTACCGCCTGCCGCTCGCCCGCAGCGCCATGGGCATGGCGACCCTGTCGAGCCTCGACGAGGCGGAGCGCACCGCGCTCATGACCCGCCTGCGCCGCGACGGCGCCGAGGCGGGCAAGCTGGAGCAGACCTATCGCCGCTGCGCCGCCGAGATCGCCCAGCACGGCTTCTGCGTCGGCATCGGCATCTGGCACCAGGACATCAACGCCGTCGCCGCCCCGATCCAGGCCCCGGGCGGGCGGGGTCATTTCGCCCTCAACATCAGCGGCCCGGCCTTCCTGCTCACCGAGGAGGTGCTGCGCAAGGATACCGGGCCGAAGCTGGTGGAGACGGTCGAGCGGATGCGCGCGCTGGGCATCGTCGATTGA
- a CDS encoding branched-chain amino acid ABC transporter substrate-binding protein, with amino-acid sequence MALAASTALAAPMSLKIAFVDPLSGGGASTGEAGLKTFQFMADQLNAKNSDLKLEVMGYDNKLNPQESIVQLQKAIDSGARVVVQGNGSSVGAALIDFVGKYNDRNPGREILYLNYAAVDPSLTNAKCNYWHFRFDANSDIKMAALTNYIKGKPEIKKVYLINQDYSHGQAVRAAARAMLKEKRPDIQIVGDEVAPLQKVNDFSPYIAKIKASGADSVITGNWAQDMALLLKAAGDAGLQANFYTYYGGGSGGPTAIKQANLPDHVFQISEGYANIDYKPAHDFETAFRAKTGQELTYARVVNLMNVLSKATLTAKSTDPKAIAKAMDAIHNDTLYGKDSFIRPDDHQIFQPIYISRFGPVDTSKVLDSENTGWGWTGDGVVEAKDTLLPTTCKMDRPS; translated from the coding sequence ATGGCCCTGGCGGCCTCGACTGCGCTCGCCGCGCCGATGAGCCTGAAGATCGCCTTCGTCGATCCGCTCTCCGGCGGCGGGGCCAGCACCGGCGAGGCCGGGCTGAAGACCTTCCAGTTCATGGCCGACCAGCTCAACGCCAAGAACTCCGACCTCAAGCTCGAGGTGATGGGCTACGACAACAAGCTCAACCCGCAGGAGAGCATCGTACAGCTCCAGAAGGCGATCGATTCCGGCGCCCGCGTGGTGGTGCAGGGCAACGGCTCCTCGGTCGGAGCCGCGCTGATCGACTTCGTCGGCAAGTACAACGACCGCAATCCCGGTAGGGAAATCCTGTATCTCAACTACGCAGCGGTCGATCCGTCGCTGACCAACGCCAAGTGTAATTACTGGCACTTCCGCTTCGACGCCAATTCCGACATCAAGATGGCGGCCCTGACCAACTACATCAAGGGCAAGCCGGAGATCAAGAAGGTCTACCTGATCAACCAGGACTACTCGCACGGCCAGGCGGTGCGCGCCGCGGCCCGGGCGATGCTGAAGGAGAAGCGGCCCGACATCCAGATCGTCGGCGACGAGGTGGCGCCGCTCCAGAAGGTCAACGACTTCTCGCCCTACATCGCCAAGATCAAGGCCTCGGGTGCCGATTCGGTGATCACCGGCAACTGGGCGCAGGACATGGCGCTGCTGCTGAAGGCCGCCGGCGATGCCGGCTTGCAGGCCAACTTCTACACCTATTACGGCGGCGGCAGCGGCGGGCCGACGGCGATCAAGCAGGCGAACCTCCCCGATCACGTCTTCCAGATCTCCGAGGGCTACGCCAACATCGACTACAAGCCCGCGCACGACTTCGAGACCGCCTTCCGCGCCAAGACCGGCCAGGAGCTGACCTATGCGCGGGTCGTCAACCTGATGAACGTGCTGTCGAAGGCGACGCTCACCGCCAAGTCGACCGATCCCAAGGCCATCGCCAAGGCGATGGATGCGATCCACAACGACACGCTCTACGGCAAGGACAGCTTCATCCGTCCGGACGACCACCAGATCTTCCAGCCGATCTACATCTCGCGCTTCGGCCCGGTCGATACGTCGAAGGTTCTCGACAGCGAGAATACCGGCTGGGGCTGGACCGGCGACGGCGTGGTCGAGGCGAAGGACACCCTGCTGCCGACCACCTGCAAGATGGATCGGCCGAGCTGA